In Rhodospirillum rubrum ATCC 11170, a genomic segment contains:
- a CDS encoding acyl-CoA carboxylase subunit beta: MAISKTLVDELEKRRAIALEGGGADKAAARHAKGRLTARERLMALYSPGTFQEFGLHALHNTRHFGMENKPIPADGVIVGTGFVDGRPVAGFSQDFTVAGGSLGEIHARKICHTLDHAVKAGIPVVGFQDSGGARIQEGVGALSAYGQVFYRNVQLSGVVPQIAVIAGPCAGGAAYSPALMDFVIMTRENAQMFICGPEVIRAVTGQSTTVDEIGSAQVHASVSGNIHFIAESDDHAVAIAHRLLSFLPSNNMSDPPHTIEPDLSIDDDPGFDDLLPADSKTPFDVREVILRLSDGGDFMEVMADFAANIVIGFGRIGGVVVGYVANQPLVKAGTLDIDASDKAARFVRFCNIFNIPLVTLVDVPGFLPGVMEERRGIIRHGAKMLFAYASATVPKITVILRKAYGGAYLAMCSQDMGADRVLAWPSAEIAVMGAEGAVSILYNKELAQAEDRQARARELADDYRAEFASPYLSAGMLFVSDIIQPRQTRSAVALTLRGLLSKRETRPPKKHGNIPL, from the coding sequence ATGGCGATTTCCAAGACGCTCGTCGACGAGCTGGAGAAGCGGCGCGCCATCGCGCTGGAAGGGGGCGGCGCCGACAAGGCCGCCGCGCGTCACGCCAAGGGCCGCCTGACGGCCCGCGAACGCCTGATGGCGCTTTATTCGCCGGGAACCTTCCAGGAATTCGGCCTCCACGCCCTTCATAACACCCGTCACTTCGGCATGGAAAACAAGCCGATCCCCGCCGACGGCGTGATCGTGGGCACCGGCTTCGTCGATGGCCGGCCGGTCGCCGGCTTCAGCCAGGATTTCACCGTCGCCGGCGGTTCGCTGGGCGAGATCCACGCCCGCAAGATCTGCCATACCCTTGATCACGCGGTGAAGGCCGGCATTCCGGTGGTCGGCTTCCAGGATTCGGGAGGGGCGCGCATTCAAGAAGGCGTGGGCGCGCTGTCGGCCTATGGTCAGGTCTTCTACCGCAATGTCCAGCTTTCGGGCGTGGTGCCGCAGATCGCCGTCATCGCCGGGCCCTGCGCCGGCGGCGCGGCCTATTCGCCGGCCCTGATGGATTTCGTCATCATGACCCGCGAGAACGCCCAGATGTTCATCTGCGGTCCCGAGGTCATCCGCGCCGTCACCGGCCAGAGCACCACGGTCGACGAGATCGGCAGCGCCCAGGTTCACGCCTCGGTCTCGGGCAATATCCATTTCATCGCCGAATCCGACGATCACGCCGTGGCCATCGCCCACCGCCTGTTGTCGTTCCTGCCGTCGAACAACATGTCCGACCCGCCCCATACCATCGAGCCCGATCTGTCGATCGATGACGATCCGGGCTTCGACGACCTGCTGCCCGCCGATTCCAAGACCCCCTTCGATGTCCGCGAGGTGATCTTGCGGCTGTCCGACGGCGGCGATTTCATGGAGGTGATGGCGGACTTCGCCGCCAATATCGTCATCGGCTTTGGCCGCATCGGCGGCGTGGTGGTCGGCTATGTCGCCAACCAGCCCCTGGTCAAGGCCGGCACGCTTGATATCGACGCCAGCGACAAGGCCGCCCGCTTCGTGCGGTTCTGCAACATCTTCAACATCCCCCTGGTCACCCTGGTCGATGTTCCGGGCTTCCTGCCCGGGGTGATGGAGGAACGCCGCGGCATCATCCGCCATGGCGCCAAGATGCTGTTCGCCTATGCCTCGGCCACCGTGCCCAAGATCACGGTCATTCTGCGCAAGGCCTATGGCGGCGCCTATCTCGCCATGTGCAGCCAGGACATGGGGGCCGACCGGGTGCTCGCCTGGCCCAGCGCCGAAATCGCCGTGATGGGCGCCGAGGGCGCGGTCAGCATCCTTTACAACAAGGAACTGGCCCAGGCCGAGGATCGGCAGGCGCGGGCCCGGGAACTGGCCGATGACTACCGCGCCGAATTCGCCTCGCCCTATCTGTCGGCGGGCATGCTGTTCGTCAGCGACATCATCCAGCCGCGCCAGACCCGCAGTGCCGTGGCCCTGACCCTGCGCGGCCTGCTGTCCAAGCGCGAGACCCGGCCACCGAAGAAGCACGGCAATATTCCCTTGTAA